In a single window of the Gammaproteobacteria bacterium genome:
- a CDS encoding 2-isopropylmalate synthase, which translates to MSNKLIIFDTTLRDGEQSPGASMTRDEKVRIAKALERMRVDVIEAGFPIASPGDFESVKAVADVVKDSTVCGLARALDKDIDRAGEALKGANSARIHTFIATSPIHMQMKLRMSPDQVVEQAVKAVKRARKYTDNVEFSPEDAGRSEIDFLCRILEAVIDAGATTLNIPDTVGYAMPEQFGNTIRALRERIPNADKAVFSVHCHNDLGLAVANSLAAVANGARQVECTINGLGERAGNASLEEVVMAVRTRSDFFDCETQIDTTHIVPTSRLVSSITGFAVQPNKAIVGANAFAHESGIHQDGVLKSRETYEIMRAEDVGWSANRMVLGKHSGRNAFKTRMQELGMSFVSEEELNQVFARFKDLADKKHDIYDEDLQALVTEADIESVNETVKLVSLKVCSETGETPNAVITLRVNDQEHIGESTGGGPVDAAFRAIETIVHSETELQLYNVNAITSGTDAQGEVTVRLEKAGRIVNGQGADTDIVIASAKAYIHALNKLINPEDKAHPQLGDV; encoded by the coding sequence ATGAGCAACAAATTAATCATATTTGACACCACTTTGCGCGATGGTGAGCAAAGTCCGGGCGCCTCCATGACCAGAGATGAGAAGGTCAGGATAGCCAAGGCCCTGGAACGTATGCGTGTTGATGTGATTGAGGCCGGTTTTCCGATTGCCAGCCCCGGGGACTTCGAGTCGGTCAAGGCCGTTGCCGATGTGGTGAAAGACAGCACCGTGTGTGGATTGGCGCGGGCGCTGGATAAAGACATCGACCGTGCCGGTGAGGCGTTGAAAGGCGCGAATAGCGCGCGCATTCATACCTTTATCGCCACCTCACCTATCCATATGCAGATGAAGCTGCGTATGTCGCCGGATCAGGTGGTGGAACAGGCGGTCAAGGCCGTCAAACGTGCGCGAAAATACACGGACAATGTAGAGTTTTCTCCTGAAGATGCAGGTCGATCCGAGATCGATTTTCTATGCCGCATACTCGAAGCCGTGATCGACGCAGGCGCGACTACCCTTAATATTCCCGATACCGTCGGATATGCCATGCCCGAACAATTCGGCAATACCATACGCGCACTGCGCGAGCGTATACCCAATGCGGACAAGGCGGTGTTCTCCGTACATTGCCACAATGATTTAGGTCTGGCGGTCGCCAATTCTTTGGCTGCGGTTGCCAATGGCGCGCGCCAGGTCGAGTGCACGATTAACGGTCTGGGTGAGCGTGCCGGTAACGCCTCTCTCGAAGAAGTGGTGATGGCCGTGCGTACCCGCAGCGATTTCTTCGATTGCGAAACTCAAATTGATACCACCCACATCGTGCCTACCTCACGACTGGTTTCCAGTATCACCGGTTTTGCGGTGCAACCGAATAAGGCTATTGTTGGGGCCAACGCCTTTGCTCACGAGTCTGGCATCCATCAGGACGGCGTGCTCAAGAGTCGCGAGACCTATGAAATCATGCGTGCCGAAGACGTAGGTTGGTCGGCCAATCGCATGGTGTTGGGTAAGCATTCTGGACGCAATGCCTTCAAGACGCGTATGCAGGAATTGGGCATGAGCTTTGTTTCGGAAGAAGAGCTCAACCAGGTGTTCGCGCGCTTTAAAGATCTGGCTGATAAAAAACACGATATCTATGACGAGGATTTACAGGCGCTGGTTACCGAAGCGGATATCGAATCGGTCAACGAAACTGTCAAACTCGTATCCCTCAAAGTCTGTTCTGAGACTGGTGAAACACCGAATGCAGTAATCACCTTGCGCGTCAATGACCAGGAGCATATCGGCGAGTCGACAGGCGGTGGACCGGTAGACGCTGCGTTTCGCGCAATTGAAACTATTGTCCACAGTGAAACCGAGTTGCAACTGTATAACGTCAACGCCATTACCAGCGGAACAGACGCGCAAGGCGAGGTCACTGTCAGACTGGAGAAGGCCGGGCGTATCGTGAATGGTCAGGGTGCGGACACGGATATTGTTATTGCTTCGGCCAAGGCTTATATCCATGCCTTGAATAAACTGATTAACCCGGAAGACAAGGCGCATCCGCAACTGGGTGATGTGTAG
- the pssA gene encoding CDP-diacylglycerol--serine O-phosphatidyltransferase has product MEKNLSQKPRRRGIYLLPNLFTTGCLFGGFFAIIYAIKGEFAIAASAIFVAMVLDGLDGRVARMTNTQSEFGVQYDSLADMVSFGLAPGLVMYLWALQDLGKLGWLGAFIFTAGAALRLARFNTQAASSDKRFFQGLPSPSAAALVAGAVWVGADYGISGSEVPFLSWVITVLGGVLMVSNFRYYSFKEFDVRGRVPFVTMLLVVLVFVFVSLGPPQVLFLIFLAFVFSGPVMTMILLRKKRLERRQGNNEEEHHDHS; this is encoded by the coding sequence ATGGAAAAAAACCTCTCGCAGAAACCGCGTCGTCGCGGGATTTATCTGTTACCTAATCTGTTTACCACCGGCTGTCTATTTGGTGGTTTCTTCGCCATTATCTACGCTATTAAAGGTGAGTTCGCGATAGCCGCGAGTGCAATCTTTGTCGCTATGGTGCTCGACGGTCTCGATGGGCGCGTGGCACGCATGACCAATACGCAAAGTGAGTTTGGCGTTCAATACGACAGTCTTGCGGACATGGTGTCCTTTGGCTTGGCGCCGGGTCTGGTGATGTATTTATGGGCCTTACAGGACCTGGGTAAGCTGGGCTGGCTGGGCGCTTTTATCTTTACCGCCGGCGCGGCCTTGCGTCTGGCGCGTTTCAATACCCAGGCGGCGAGTAGTGACAAACGCTTTTTCCAGGGTCTTCCCAGTCCGTCGGCGGCGGCATTGGTTGCTGGTGCTGTTTGGGTGGGCGCTGACTATGGCATCTCCGGCAGCGAAGTCCCCTTTCTGTCCTGGGTGATTACGGTGCTGGGTGGTGTGTTAATGGTAAGCAATTTCCGTTATTACAGCTTCAAAGAGTTCGACGTCAGAGGACGCGTACCCTTTGTGACCATGCTGCTGGTAGTGCTGGTGTTCGTGTTTGTCTCGCTTGGCCCTCCACAAGTTCTGTTCTTAATATTCCTGGCGTTTGTCTTTTCGGGTCCGGTGATGACTATGATATTGTTACGCAAGAAACGGCTTGAGCGCCGCCAAGGTAACAATGAAGAAGAACACCACGATCATTCCTGA
- a CDS encoding phosphatidylserine decarboxylase has protein sequence MAARHPMVAREGWRFIFIVAAVAAAVVYFVHYLYALPLIVLLVALFYLYRDPPRKSPPLPLAVICPVDGYVTSVDNAQDPWLKRDAKRISISMSRSGVYSIRSPIEGKVMEQWNPDLSGGFHASWIQTDEKDDVVFGIETRGPRGPECYVQPGERIGQGHRCGFFFPGTSVDVYLPLNTRIEIEAGRRVASGVTVIATLIHNSAASIIEGQPNT, from the coding sequence GTGGCGGCTCGACATCCTATGGTTGCCCGCGAAGGCTGGCGGTTTATATTCATAGTCGCGGCGGTGGCTGCTGCGGTGGTGTATTTCGTCCATTATCTGTACGCATTGCCGCTTATTGTCTTATTAGTCGCACTGTTTTACCTCTATCGCGATCCTCCTCGCAAATCGCCCCCCTTACCTCTGGCCGTCATCTGTCCTGTCGATGGATACGTCACTAGTGTTGATAATGCGCAAGACCCCTGGCTTAAACGCGATGCAAAACGCATTAGCATCAGCATGTCGCGCTCTGGAGTGTATTCCATCCGTAGTCCGATTGAAGGCAAGGTAATGGAACAATGGAACCCAGATTTGTCAGGTGGTTTTCACGCCTCCTGGATACAGACGGACGAAAAAGACGACGTCGTATTTGGAATTGAAACACGCGGTCCACGTGGACCGGAATGTTATGTGCAACCCGGAGAGCGCATTGGTCAGGGCCATCGTTGCGGTTTTTTCTTTCCCGGAACCTCGGTCGATGTCTATTTGCCGCTTAACACGCGTATCGAAATTGAGGCCGGGCGTCGTGTTGCATCCGGTGTTACGGTGATCGCCACGTTGATACACAATTCCGCTGCTTCGATCATAGAAGGGCAGCCAAACACGTAA